The Nycticebus coucang isolate mNycCou1 chromosome 10, mNycCou1.pri, whole genome shotgun sequence sequence GGACTTCTGGAGGCAGGCTTTCAAGGATCTCATCAGACACTTGACTCGCAATTTTTCTTACTGCCTCTTCATTTTCTAAAGAATAACTCTTGGGACAGCACGATGCTGTCTGGTATAAGTTTGAATTGACCACCGACATTTGGAAAAAGCAGTAATTGTCAATAAGCGGCAAAGACTCAACATCTTGCCACTGTCGAGTCTCTGTATCATAGCAAGTAATTACAGCCTTTAATCCATCTTCAGTGTCCTGGTCCACAGGAGTGCGGGCGGCAATGTACACAAAGCGGTCTTCAATGGCTAGTGCTTTGACATCTCGAAGAATCTTTGGAGCCGATTCCAAGCTGTGCCATTTATCAAGCTCAGGATTATAAACATTCACATCTTTAAAGCCAGGACTGAAGTTGCCATGTCCTCCAATGCTATAGAGCTTCCCTTTGACTTCTGTCAGTCCAAATGAATGCTTTCTTGTCATCAGACTACGAACATGTTCCCACGTATTCAAATTTGGGTTATACCTTTCTACAGTTTTAGCAAACCCTGGTTCCATCGATCCAGCAACATATACATAGGATTCTGTTACTGCAACAGCATGTCCATCAAGGTGTTTATGAATATGGGGCAGGTTTACCCATCTGTCTTCATCAACAAAATATCCCACACATTCACTCAAATAGTCCCCTTCTTCTGACACACCCCCAATAACCATGATCACGTCCATGTTTTGCCCCAAACGAGGTAATAATGAGATAAGAAAAGCAGGGTCCTGGAAGGCGGAGAATTGTATTCTCTCTGCTCTCAGGGCATGCCTCTCCACTGCATCAGCCACCAACTTGACACAGACTTCATTATTGGCTACCAGCCTCTCTGGTTTGACACGCTGAGTAAGGTAGGTAGGTTTCATCTGGGACAACCTGAGCAATTTaaaaagttcttcaaagtatctctctctctcttcagcaTTTCTCTGAACCCACTTCAAAACTGTTTCAAAGAGAACCTCTTCGGAATCGACGGTGATTTCCAAGTCTGAAAGCCAGTCTCGAATGAGATAGAAAGGCAAAGTATAAAATTCTTCATCCTGAATTATTTTGTGGAAATTTCTCCGTATCATATCAGCAGCTTTCAGAGCAAGCTGCCTAAGGGTGTACATGTGAGCTAAGCTATGAATGGCTACACAGTTTGAGAGATGAAGTTTTTTCCTGAGAAATTCGCCACAAAATTCTTTTAAACGAATTAATAAAAACCTGTCGGCCAACTCCAGCACCTCGTGCACGCTGCCCGTGCTGATGCGGATGCGCCCGGTGTACATGTATTGGATAACGGCCTCCACCGTCTCGGGTTCGGGCCCCGGCTCCGAGCTCCACTTTCGCATCTCCACCCGGTCCGAGCGGGACTCACAAAACGGGCCTGAGAGCAGCGGCATGAAGTAGTCGGTGGCGGCGGCCAGCACCGAGCGGTGGGCCCGGAACTCGGGGCCTCCAGCACCGCCGAAACACAGGGTAATGTCGCAGAAGAGGCCCTGGCGCCGCTGTTCGTTCTGCCGCCGGGACAGCTCCGACCACTGCGAGCTGCACTCGAAGTCCTCGGCCTCTGGGCCCAGATCGCCCCCTCTCGCCTCCATTGCAGAGATCCCGGGCCCAGGCCTGAAGGCCACCACGGCAGCCAGCCCCGCCGAGCCGGCGGCGGCCGTCTCCATGCTCTCCACCTCGGCCACCTGCAGAGACGCGGCCGCGGCCGCAGCCTCCGCAGCCATTTTGACGCTGCCACGCCCGAGTTCCACAGTCTACGAACGTTGCGGCCGTTCTGGTCGCGTGtcttactttttatttgaaaCTTCTTGGAATTCCTCCCTTTATCTTGCTTTGCTTTACCTCTCAGTGTTTACACTCTCCCACCTGCAAATGGGAATCTGCGCAGTCTAAGTTGTCCCTCAGGTTTAAAGCTTTCTCTTCCTTACCTTTGATGACTTGTACATCCTCGACTTCCTCCACATCCTCTCATCTCAGAAGACACACTTTTCTAGTTAGTATTTGCAtggagagtttcttttttttttttttcctttccttttctttctttctttcttttttttttttttttggctggggctgggtttgaacccccctcctccagtatatggggctggcaccctactcctttgagccacaggtgctgccctctttcttttctttttttaaagtgtctACACAAAATATTGAATGACctatgagttttgtttttctttctttctttttttttttttttagagacaagagtttcactttgttggccttggtagagtgccatggcatcacagctcacaacaacctccaactcttgggcttaggcgattctcttgtctcagcttcacgagtagctgggactacaggcacctgccacaagcctggctatttttttgctgcaaaaGTTTGGCAGGGGCACCCtaggatatggggctggtgccctactcactgagccacaagcgccacccaaccTATGAGTTTTAAATGAGACTCCACAACCCATAATTTGCAAGGGataaatatccagaatatataaagaacactttaaaataagtaaggaaaaaaaaagtagaaaaatgatcAAAGGATATGAACTCAAAAGTCTTAGATATGAAGACTAAATGACAAAGATCTTATGAAATATGTTCAGCCTTTCTGATGAGCAGTTATCCACTAATGTTGGACTTCTAGCCATACTCTGGTGTTTACACTTAGCAGAAGAAGACATTGTCCTCAAAGAAGAGATttactttgagaaaaaaaaatgtaggaggCTCCAGATTAATGTGGCTGAAGTAGTACCCACAGCAAGAAGGTGAGAGAGAGCCTGTACCACAAAACACTGACCAAGAGTTCCTTGGGAGATCCTGGAATGCCTCTGCAAGGAAAACATCTTAACAGCTTATCTTGTCCCACCAAGTATCCCAGAGAATACCAGGAGGAGGAATGCATGAAGGCTGCCTGCAACAGAAGCCATGAAGAAGATTTCACTGTGATTGAGACAGGCTGTGAAAACTTCCTAGAAACTGTCAGAAAATATTTCATGCTGCTGTCAGAATGTGTTGCTGGGCTGGTGCCCAGTGTTTTCCTCCTCACCGTGGACAGACTGCAATAGTTCATGCCTTGCGTTGAAGTAATGAGTTACAACTGTTGGgaaaatttatgttgaaaaaattttgcATGTTTTAATGTTGGCAGTCACTTATGCGAAATAAGATTTATTAGTCCTTTGGTAAGATGTTAAGCTTGGCGGCTTTAATTGAAGGCAAAGTGTTAGAAAGCCAATAAAAATCAACTTTCAACTCCAGCTGTTAACAGTGACCCATCCTTCCTTAGATAGCTCAGCACCACGCTAAAACGGGCTAAGAGTCAGGTTCAATAGATGGCTTGGGGCAAGTGACATAAGACATGACTTTCATAACCTTATgtataaatgataaaaagaataGTGCCCTTTGGACTATTGGGAAGATGAATAAGATGAGGcacagcacagtgcttggcacgcAATTAGCTGGCAATCAATGTAAGCGCTTCTTAGTGATGAGATTAATGGAGTTGTCAGATTTCCATCCACCAGGACGCCTGTGCTCCCATCTGCTAGGCCTTAGGGTGAATGCCTCAGACTGGTTCTCCAACACTGGCCCTCACTTGCTGCTGGCCAGCCATAGCCTTACTTACAGAGCCCTTTGTGAGTGAGGCAAATGACCAGGGTAGGGAAGGAAAATTGATGGCTGTGGACACAGCAAAGCCAGAAACTCACAAAAGAATTCTGGTCTCATGCCACCTGCCACCACCCCTCAACACAGCCCTCTCCTGGGTGATATGCTCTCAGTCCTGCCTGAAGATAGGGGATGGGTTGGATGATATTCCCCCTTGCCCCAACACTTCTTTAATTCCTTCCATAGCTTTTATGATTATTTAACAtgccatatattttttcttattgattccgTTTATTCTCTCTCTGCAGCAAAATATCAACTCCACAGGGAAGTGCATTGTGTTTGTTATATTCCCTGCTGTATCCCCAGCATCTGACCTGGGCCTGGTGCAGGGTAGATGTTTAGCACATCTTGTTGAATGAATTGAATAACATTCAAATGAGCAAAATTCAACCTTGCTCAAAGTCACTCTTATGAGATGAATCGTACATTCCTAAATTCATATGTTAGATTCCTAACCCCAAAACCCCAAGGCCTTTAAAGAAGTACTTAAGGTAAAATAAGGTCATATGGGTGAGCCTTAATCCAACATGACTCACATCCTTATAAGAAAAAGAGTTTAGGACATGCCCATGCAGAGGATGGATGCTAAGAAGACAGAGCAAGAAGGccagctgcaagccaaggagagagacctCAGACAAAACCAACCCTTCCTACACTTTGTTATTGTACCCCTAGGTAACTAATGCTGTCACTGAGCAAGGTTTCTTTAATAGAACTAAGATCTGGATTTCATTAGCTTGAAACACTAATTCTGTAATAGTCCACCCTTTGGAAATAGAGCCCCATAAAAAGCTGAACAAATCCCCACAGGGTCTAGAGGACTAGATAGAGTTTTCAGAGGACTCCTAACCAGCTGCATAAAGAAATTTCAGTGACCCCTACATgttttttataatcctctcccttaacAAACTACTTGACATTTTGAGCTGTTTCCCAGAAATGGATTTTTACAAGACAAAAgagttgagattctgaaggccccaGGATAGACTTCCTGATGCCaagattcctcctcctcctctaacTGCCCCAAAGCATGTGGCCCCAACTTAAAAAGCCCACAATCTCCAGTAGTCAGGGAGCCAGATTTGgggcagcttttctttttctctggaaaaGATCTTTTTCATATTTAACAAATTCTCTTCTGGCCAGGTACTATGGCTCaccttataatcccagcacttagggaagccaaggtgggaggaacgCTTAAGCCTGAGCTGTCTTaaacatagtaagacactgtctctatttttaataaaagaaaaaaattaaaaattcctttgtTCTTTGGTAGTCCTCATTGTCTCAATAGTTGGATCTTTGTGCAGCAAGTAAGTAGACCTGGGTTGACACCCCGTTGCAGTTTTGATAACACAATCATAGCTCTTCTCCTCCAGTGTTGGAAATGACAAAGAGTCAAAATGCAACCCAGGACTCACCCCCTAGAAGACAGGTGGTCACTTCCCACAGCTACTGCCGGCCCCAGAAGAGGCCTGCTGTAGGATTATTTCACAGATGGAAGCCCCTATTTACTCTGGGTGTTGCTCCCCTGAGGAAGGGAGATGGCAGTCATTGAGTCAGGTGATGGTAGCAGCACTACTGGCACTTTtttggaaggagaagggagggccATTGGGGTAGAACCCAGGAGGAGTTAAGGAATGCAGTTGAGCTTAGTCCCCTAGAAAAAGCTATAGTCTAGTAGGAATGATAAGATTTACAAAATTGGAACAGATAGAAGCACAAATACCCCCAAGATAGGGTTGAGTAATCCCACTCTAAACTGTAGATAAAGAAATACTACAGTAATTCATAGAAGAGAGAAGACTCTGAGGGCTGAGGTGGAGGAGatgagaggctggggcagagtCTCCTGTGATTTTAATATAGTCACCTGCAAGGGTATAACATTGCCATACTTGGACTGGTAGCGGAGTGGGAGGTAGAATGAAGAATTCTAACCCTGGAGAACAGCAGAAATCAATGTCCAAAGGAGGTCTGGGGGACCATAGGGATTTGTCATACCCTGGTGAAAATTTGAGACATAGTGAGGACACCCATGCCCTCACTAGATTCCTGGAGGAAATGAGCCAAACCTGAGATCTGGTTCAGTTGCTTCATTTGTGACTACAGGTCTTTCATCAAACTCTCCTAGCCTCCTGGTAAATTAGGTGAGACCCTATGGGGCTGTCTTTTTCTGGTAGACTCCAGACCCACCATACTTGCCACACATCAGCCTTCTGACCCTCAGCACTCAGCAACACAcacagaaaaccaaaagaaagggCATGGGTGTGTGGGAAGGGAAGTTTTACTCATTAGAGGGAGAATATGATTGAGAGAGAGAATTCCAAAAGCTAACACACAACACGGATTTAGAAGCACCACTAATGATTGCCTTTGACCTCTTCAGCCTTATGAGAACTCCtctggggtgggtgtggggtACAGGGGCTGAGCAGAGACTTTGAGAGACTGTGATATATGGCAGCAGTGATGAGGCTGGTGTTGGAGTAGAAGGACTATGCTGAGTGATGACATGGCAAAGAAGCAGGCACAGGAAACTAAGTCAAGTTTTAATATTTGCTTCCCATGACCATGACCGAACAGcaccttccctcttctccctgcccAGGCACATGTCTAAGCACAGCAGGCAGGGACTGAGATAGGGCTTATATTTTTGATCTGTGGATTTTCCTTACCTGTACCCTCTCTTATCTCACTGCTGAGGGCAAAATAGTATTACCATTATGACTACTTGCTCAAGTGCCTGCTCAAAAGcatcatagaattttttttccctgaaaccAGAATGTTAAATTAACTCATTTACATGTGTGTTTTGGGACTGCAGGAGGACTGCCCTGTGCTTTGATGCATGATGTTCTTAGTCATTGTGATGGCCATGGAGGCTCAGACAGGTCATTCTACTTGCATAAGATTATATGGCAATACTGCAAGGCATCAAAACATGGGGCATGCAGGTAAGTagtgtcttcatttttcttttgcaaaagtgTTCTGAGGTATAAGTAGGTGCAACTACAATTGGAAAATAAAGACATAACAGCCTTTAGCTATTTCATGCAAGATTTATCTGTGGGTCGCCATCTCTATCAGCTCTAAATTCTCTATACTTATAACAAGTTTCCTGACATTTTTATGCTTTATTGCTACGCTGGACAGCTGAAAACATGAATTTATTTGAGTCGCTTCCTTCTTTCTAGCTATAATCAAGCTGCAAGATATGTGTTAGAAATCTAATCGAGACACattggaactttttaaaaattcccttaaGCCAATTTTTCCAATGTCAAGAAAACTTTGTGATGAGCCTCCAGGCATCCCTCTGTTGAATGCTTCAATTCTAGTGATAGATGGTAGTACTGGTCCTTAAACATTCCCTACTTCTCTTAATTGACTGCATTTGGCTCACTTCCTTGAATGAGCTCCTTGGTAGCCTCTGACCATG is a genomic window containing:
- the LOC128596406 gene encoding kelch-like protein 11 — its product is MAAEAAAAAASLQVAEVESMETAAAGSAGLAAVVAFRPGPGISAMEARGGDLGPEAEDFECSSQWSELSRRQNEQRRQGLFCDITLCFGGAGGPEFRAHRSVLAAATDYFMPLLSGPFCESRSDRVEMRKWSSEPGPEPETVEAVIQYMYTGRIRISTGSVHEVLELADRFLLIRLKEFCGEFLRKKLHLSNCVAIHSLAHMYTLRQLALKAADMIRRNFHKIIQDEEFYTLPFYLIRDWLSDLEITVDSEEVLFETVLKWVQRNAEERERYFEELFKLLRLSQMKPTYLTQRVKPERLVANNEVCVKLVADAVERHALRAERIQFSAFQDPAFLISLLPRLGQNMDVIMVIGGVSEEGDYLSECVGYFVDEDRWVNLPHIHKHLDGHAVAVTESYVYVAGSMEPGFAKTVERYNPNLNTWEHVRSLMTRKHSFGLTEVKGKLYSIGGHGNFSPGFKDVNVYNPELDKWHSLESAPKILRDVKALAIEDRFVYIAARTPVDQDTEDGLKAVITCYDTETRQWQDVESLPLIDNYCFFQMSVVNSNLYQTASCCPKSYSLENEEAVRKIASQVSDEILESLPPEVLSIEGAAICYYKDDIFIIGGWKNSDDIDKQYRKEAYRYCAERKRWMLLPPMPQPRCRATACHVRIPYRYLHGTQRYPIPQNLMWQKDRIRQMQEIHRHTINMQRVPGFQVEC